From a single Nicotiana tomentosiformis chromosome 2, ASM39032v3, whole genome shotgun sequence genomic region:
- the LOC104100844 gene encoding uncharacterized protein: MEMFTLRPNFLGNILVRLVSFVVLVFLARFAYIFTVKGGKSCNFGDFCFSPESLNPNSISGELPDSGTGLRNYYYSVFQDLIADGFLSPNSKCLCIETLTGQDVAALIDVGVVDSIGIFNKSSPPVIRYGYPTRQPFDENTFDFEFAGDGVLEKSTKPVEFAKEVSRTLKPGGFFVIHTITKDKYSLDSLIQLLDFFKLIRSREIDGFDTWQPLIREVIFEKVKVTGLEPMAGCNKNRCIDFEKMSNGCVISGYKRELIRKLEPLIEEEPIKPWITLKRNFRNVKYLSSIVDISFKNRYIYVDVGARSYSSSIGSWFNKQYPKQNKKFEVYAIEADREFHDEYRKKGVNLLPYAAWLRNETLFFEISREPSRRKNVEKGRGMGRVQSAQSSLNFVGNLDKIKGFDFALWLMSLAEERDYLVVKMDVEGTEFHLIPRLIETGAICLIDELFLECHYNRWQRCCPGKRSPKYDKTYAECLELFSSLRERGVLVHQWW, encoded by the coding sequence ATGGAGATGTTCACACTTAGACCAAACTTCCTGGGAAATATTCTGGTGCGACTCGTCTCTTTCGTAGTTCTTGTGTTCCTCGCTCGTTTCGCTTACATTTTCACCGTCAAAGGCGGCAAATCATGTAACTTCGGCGACTTCTGCTTCTCGCCGGAAAGCTTAAACCCTAACTCCATCTCCGGCGAGTTACCGGATTCCGGAACCGGTCTCCGGAACTATTACTACTCCGTCTTCCAAGATCTCATCGCCGACGGCTTCCTTTCTCCTAATTCCAAGTGTCTGTGCATCGAGACACTAACCGGCCAAGACGTCGCGGCGTTGATCGACGTCGGAGTCGTCGATTCGATCGGAATTTTCAACAAATCATCTCCGCCGGTGATTCGCTACGGTTATCCCACACGTCAGCCGTTCGATGAGAACACTTTCGATTTTGAGTTCGCTGGCGACGGAGTTCTCGAAAAATCGACGAAACCAGTTGAGTTTGCTAAAGAAGTTTCTAGAACTTTAAAACCTGGTGGTTTTTTCGTTATTCACACAATAACGAAAGATAAATACAGTCTCGATTCGTTGATTCAATTGTTAGATTTTTTCAAATTGATCAGGTCACGTGAAATTGATGGTTTTGACACGTGGCAGCCTTTGATTCGCGAAGTTATTTTCGAAAAAGTAAAGGTGACGGGATTGGAACCTATGGCCGGATGTAACAAAAATAGGTGTATTGATTTCGAGAAAATGAGTAATGGCTGTGTTATTTCAGGGTATAAAAGAGAATTAATTCGAAAATTGGAGCCTTTAATTGAGGAAGAGCCAATAAAACCATGGATAACACTGAAGAGGAATTTTAGGAATGTGAAGTATTTGTCTTCAATAGTTGATATAAGCTTTAAAAACAGGTACATTTATGTTGATGTTGGAGCAAGGAGTTACAGTTCAAGTATTGGGAGCTGGTTTAATAAACAGTATCCAAAACAGAACAAGAAATTCGAGGTATACGCGATTGAAGCTGATAGGGAATTTCACGACGAGTATAGGAAAAAGGGTGTTAATCTTTTGCCATATGCAGCTTGGTTGAGGAACGAGACGTTGTTTTTCGAGATAAGTAGAGAGCCGAGTAGGAGGAAGAACGTGGAGAAGGGTCGAGGGATGGGGAGAGTACAATCAGCACAATCGTCGTTGAATTTTGTGGGGAATTTGGATAAGATTAAGGGGTTTGATTTTGCGTTATGGTTGATGAGTTTGGCTGAAGAGAGGGATTATTTGGTTGTGAAAATGGATGTCGAAGGGACTGAGTTTCATTTGATACCAAGGTTGATTGAGACTGGTGCAATATGTTTGATTGATGAGTTGTTTCTTGAATGTCATTATAATAGATGGCAAAGGTGTTGCCCTGGTAAAAGGAGTCCGAAATATGACAAGACATATGCAGAGTGTTTGGAGCTTTTTTCTTCTCTTAGAGAGAGAGGGGTTCTAGTGCATCAATGGTGGTAA